One Obesumbacterium proteus DNA window includes the following coding sequences:
- the hutX gene encoding heme utilization cystosolic carrier protein HutX, producing the protein MSHTSSAQQHDLMAFLSTNPDGTVEDIAKRYDVTPLDVIRLIPTAQVFDGAQFDTVWDDITQWGDVTTLVNNEDLILEFQGELPSGTHRHGFFNLRGKKGLSGHIRATHCVQIALVERQFMSMDTASVWFINAAGRAMMKIFVGRDSHRVLLADQLAAFRALPSKMAAKQETTA; encoded by the coding sequence ATGAGCCATACTTCTTCCGCACAGCAGCACGACCTAATGGCTTTTCTGAGCACTAACCCAGATGGCACAGTCGAAGATATCGCCAAGCGCTATGACGTAACGCCTCTGGACGTTATCCGCTTAATTCCCACCGCGCAGGTTTTTGATGGCGCACAGTTTGATACGGTTTGGGATGATATTACCCAGTGGGGCGATGTCACCACGCTGGTGAATAACGAAGATCTGATCCTTGAATTTCAAGGTGAATTACCGAGCGGAACTCATCGCCACGGCTTCTTTAACCTGCGCGGAAAAAAAGGCCTGAGCGGCCATATTCGCGCCACCCACTGCGTGCAAATCGCACTGGTAGAACGCCAGTTTATGAGCATGGATACCGCTTCCGTTTGGTTCATTAACGCTGCCGGTCGCGCCATGATGAAAATTTTTGTCGGCCGTGATAGCCATCGCGTACTGCTCGCCGATCAGTTAGCCGCTTTCCGCGCTTTACCAAGCAAAATGGCCGCTAAACAGGAGACTACCGCATGA
- a CDS encoding heme/hemin ABC transporter substrate-binding protein, with translation MTLARRFAAVLSAPLMVVFSLNAVAADRIVSVGGDVTEIVYALGAGDRLVARDTTSTLPAAKNLPDVGYMRQLNAEGILSLKPTMVLASELAEPSLVLRQIADVGVKVVPVSGEASLDNVPHKIQQVASALNLEKQGAAVTQKYEQQLAAVPRTPLKTKVLFILSHGGMTPMAAGQDTAADSIIKASGAQNAMQGFSRYRPLSQEGVVASAPDLVLITSDGFKTLGTVDKVWALPGMALTPAAKNKQILVVDDMALLGFSLETPAALAALREAAERAQR, from the coding sequence ATGACATTAGCCCGCCGCTTTGCGGCGGTGCTTTCTGCACCGCTGATGGTTGTATTCTCTCTGAACGCCGTCGCAGCCGACCGCATCGTTAGCGTCGGCGGTGACGTCACTGAAATTGTTTATGCGCTGGGCGCAGGCGATCGTCTGGTTGCCAGAGATACAACAAGTACCCTTCCCGCTGCCAAAAATCTGCCTGACGTAGGCTATATGCGCCAGCTCAACGCTGAAGGCATTCTTTCCCTAAAACCAACCATGGTGTTAGCCAGCGAACTGGCGGAGCCTTCTCTGGTGCTGCGTCAAATCGCGGATGTGGGTGTGAAAGTCGTTCCCGTCAGCGGTGAAGCCTCGCTCGACAACGTACCGCACAAAATTCAGCAGGTCGCCAGCGCACTTAATCTAGAAAAGCAAGGCGCAGCGGTCACGCAAAAATATGAGCAGCAGCTGGCCGCCGTGCCACGTACCCCGCTCAAAACTAAGGTGCTGTTTATCCTTAGCCACGGCGGCATGACGCCAATGGCGGCTGGTCAAGATACCGCTGCCGATTCAATCATCAAAGCCAGCGGCGCGCAAAACGCGATGCAAGGTTTCTCTCGCTATCGTCCACTGTCGCAAGAAGGTGTCGTGGCCAGTGCCCCGGACCTTGTTCTGATCACCAGCGATGGTTTCAAAACCTTGGGCACCGTGGATAAAGTTTGGGCGTTACCAGGTATGGCATTAACCCCTGCGGCTAAAAACAAACAGATTCTGGTGGTTGACGATATGGCGCTGCTTGGATTTAGCTTAGAGACACCGGCTGCACTAGCGGCGCTGCGTGAAGCGGCGGAGCGAGCACAGAGATGA
- a CDS encoding SDR family oxidoreductase, which yields MTPWLIFGAGSGVGAELVTLGLREQRPLFALVRNPEQAQALRDKGVQVIEGDALNAEKVEQVCRLAGEHARVVSTLGGREGDYQGNRLIIDTAEHCGLTHMILVTSIGCGDSWPTLSERAKKAFGQAVREKSLAESWLQTSQLRHCILRPGGLFNGDSTGNAQCIQGEAHGLIRRADVALIIQKLIDDENSYGKTFALVDPMLKP from the coding sequence ATGACACCTTGGTTAATTTTTGGTGCCGGCAGCGGCGTTGGAGCGGAATTAGTCACCTTGGGCCTGCGAGAGCAGCGCCCGCTTTTTGCACTGGTGAGAAATCCTGAGCAAGCGCAGGCATTACGCGACAAAGGCGTACAGGTTATTGAGGGCGACGCCCTCAATGCGGAAAAGGTCGAACAGGTTTGTCGTTTAGCCGGTGAACATGCCCGCGTGGTTTCAACTCTTGGTGGCCGTGAAGGTGATTATCAAGGTAATCGTCTCATCATCGACACCGCTGAACATTGCGGCCTCACGCATATGATTTTAGTCACCTCTATCGGCTGTGGTGACAGCTGGCCGACGCTGTCAGAACGTGCGAAGAAAGCCTTTGGCCAAGCCGTGCGAGAGAAATCGCTAGCGGAAAGCTGGCTGCAAACCAGCCAACTTCGTCACTGCATTTTACGCCCAGGTGGACTTTTCAATGGTGACTCAACCGGAAATGCGCAGTGTATTCAAGGCGAAGCCCACGGTTTAATTCGCCGCGCCGATGTGGCTCTGATAATTCAAAAACTCATCGATGACGAAAATTCATACGGGAAAACCTTCGCGCTGGTTGACCCGATGCTCAAACCGTAA
- a CDS encoding nucleoside phosphorylase — protein MTQRQPHIQLSQSMTQARYALLPGDPKRVEHAAQFLENVEELGCHREYRALRGWFLGVEVLVMSTGMGGPSTAIAAEELNQIGVTNLIRIGSCGAMQDHMRLGDLVIAHAAVRDEGTSNAYVKPAYPACADVSLVSTLVQQAKRLEYTAHCGYVRSHDSFYTDHEQEIDHYWSNKGILAADMETAALMVVGALRHMRTASILNVVVEHNACLTEGINDYQQQEKSAQQGESREILLALETVYQDSLEGRQ, from the coding sequence ATGACTCAGCGGCAACCCCATATTCAGTTAAGCCAAAGTATGACGCAGGCGCGTTATGCATTATTGCCTGGAGATCCAAAGCGTGTAGAACACGCAGCGCAATTTTTAGAGAACGTTGAGGAGTTGGGCTGTCATCGAGAATACCGCGCATTGCGTGGTTGGTTTCTAGGAGTGGAAGTGCTGGTGATGTCAACCGGCATGGGCGGGCCTTCGACGGCGATTGCCGCTGAGGAACTCAACCAAATCGGCGTGACAAATTTAATTCGTATCGGAAGCTGCGGTGCGATGCAAGACCACATGCGCCTTGGAGATTTAGTTATTGCTCACGCGGCGGTGCGCGATGAAGGTACCAGTAATGCCTATGTTAAACCCGCATATCCCGCCTGCGCAGATGTGAGCTTGGTTAGTACACTGGTTCAGCAGGCCAAGCGGTTGGAATATACTGCCCACTGCGGCTATGTTCGTAGTCATGATAGTTTTTATACCGATCATGAGCAGGAAATAGACCATTATTGGTCAAATAAAGGTATCTTAGCCGCTGATATGGAAACTGCTGCGCTTATGGTTGTTGGCGCGTTGCGCCATATGCGAACGGCATCGATCCTGAATGTGGTTGTCGAACATAATGCCTGCCTGACAGAAGGGATTAACGACTACCAGCAACAAGAAAAATCAGCACAGCAAGGTGAGTCTCGCGAGATCCTTCTTGCGTTAGAAACTGTGTATCAAGATAGTCTCGAAGGGAGGCAATAA
- the pnuC gene encoding nicotinamide riboside transporter PnuC: MDFFSITNVMVNIPLGEGGYALSWIEAIGTIFGLLCIWFASKEKIINYLFGLINVTLFAAIFFQIQLYASLLLQVFFFAANLYGWYAWSRQNEANEAALKIRWLPRNKAITLALVCIVAIALMTFFIDPVFAVLTRIAISLMQFLGLSVVMPELQPDAFPLWDSAMLILSIAAMVLMTRKYVENWLLWVLIDVISVVIYAIQGVYAMSLEYILLTAIAIMGSVAWIKSAKAHGSAPLSP, from the coding sequence ATGGATTTTTTTAGTATCACAAATGTGATGGTTAATATCCCGCTGGGCGAGGGCGGCTATGCGCTCTCATGGATTGAAGCTATCGGTACCATATTCGGTTTGCTATGTATTTGGTTTGCAAGTAAAGAAAAAATCATTAACTATTTGTTTGGGTTAATTAACGTTACGTTATTTGCCGCAATCTTTTTCCAAATTCAGCTATACGCAAGCTTATTGCTTCAGGTTTTCTTCTTTGCAGCCAATCTCTATGGCTGGTACGCATGGAGCCGTCAGAACGAGGCTAATGAAGCCGCTTTAAAAATCCGCTGGCTGCCACGCAATAAAGCCATAACGTTGGCGTTGGTGTGCATCGTCGCTATTGCATTGATGACGTTCTTTATCGATCCGGTATTTGCGGTACTGACTCGTATTGCAATAAGTCTAATGCAATTCTTAGGTCTTTCCGTTGTGATGCCAGAACTCCAGCCGGATGCATTCCCGCTGTGGGATTCCGCGATGCTGATCCTCTCTATCGCCGCAATGGTATTGATGACACGGAAATACGTTGAGAACTGGTTGTTGTGGGTACTCATTGACGTGATTAGCGTGGTGATTTACGCCATCCAAGGCGTTTACGCGATGTCATTGGAATATATTCTACTGACCGCTATCGCCATCATGGGCTCAGTGGCTTGGATTAAGAGCGCCAAAGCACACGGTTCTGCGCCATTGAGCCCTTAG
- a CDS encoding 3-deoxy-7-phosphoheptulonate synthase yields the protein MHKTDELRTARIDTLVTPEELAQQLPVGSTVAENVTASRKRIERILSGDDKRLLVIVGPCSIHDIDAAVDYAQRLATMRDKYQNRLEIVMRTYFEKPRTVIGWKGLISDPDLNGSYRVNHGIRLARELLLKVNELGVPTATEFLDMVTGQYIADLISWGAIGARTTESQIHREMASALSCPVGFKNGTDGNTRIAIDAIRAARSSHMFLSPDKHGQMTIYQTSGNPYGHIIMRGGKTPNYHADDIASACDSLREFDLPEHLVIDFSHGNCQKMHRRQLDVAANVGQQIRDGSNAIVGIMAESFLVEGTQKNIPGQALTYGQSITDPCLSWKDTETLLELLADAVSARL from the coding sequence ATGCACAAGACCGATGAATTGCGAACCGCGCGCATCGACACCCTTGTTACGCCTGAAGAACTGGCGCAACAACTGCCTGTTGGATCGACGGTTGCAGAAAACGTGACGGCGTCACGTAAGCGAATCGAAAGAATTCTGAGTGGTGATGATAAACGCCTGCTGGTTATCGTTGGTCCCTGCTCTATCCATGATATTGATGCTGCCGTTGACTATGCTCAGCGCTTAGCCACCATGCGTGACAAATACCAAAATCGTTTGGAAATTGTCATGCGCACCTACTTTGAAAAGCCGCGCACCGTGATTGGTTGGAAGGGACTGATTTCCGATCCCGATCTCAATGGCTCATATCGGGTTAACCACGGCATTCGCTTAGCGCGTGAACTTTTGTTGAAAGTAAACGAACTGGGCGTGCCGACGGCGACCGAGTTTTTAGATATGGTGACCGGTCAATATATCGCCGATCTGATCAGCTGGGGCGCCATTGGCGCACGCACCACGGAAAGCCAAATTCACCGTGAAATGGCGTCGGCGCTTTCCTGTCCGGTAGGATTTAAAAACGGCACCGATGGCAATACGCGCATTGCGATTGATGCCATTCGAGCTGCGCGCTCTAGCCATATGTTCTTATCACCCGATAAGCATGGTCAGATGACAATTTACCAAACCAGCGGTAACCCATACGGTCATATCATCATGCGCGGGGGTAAAACGCCGAACTATCATGCCGACGATATCGCCAGCGCCTGCGACAGCTTGCGTGAGTTTGATTTGCCTGAGCATCTGGTTATCGACTTCAGCCATGGCAATTGCCAGAAGATGCACCGTCGCCAGCTGGATGTTGCGGCCAATGTTGGGCAACAAATTCGTGATGGCTCCAATGCGATAGTGGGCATCATGGCTGAAAGCTTCTTGGTTGAAGGCACCCAGAAAAACATTCCGGGGCAAGCGTTGACCTACGGCCAATCGATTACCGATCCGTGCCTAAGCTGGAAGGATACCGAAACCCTGCTTGAACTCCTTGCTGATGCGGTAAGCGCACGATTGTAG
- the hutW gene encoding heme anaerobic degradation radical SAM methyltransferase ChuW/HutW, which produces MNLDLAPYFAAEEGIPFRDRWATMPWRNQKPVAPESVDQHWQSILNSRVSGNKRLLYLHIPFCATHCKFCGFYQNKLEAEATEEYCDYLMREIEMEASSPLHQSSPIHAVYFGGGTPTALSAVQLHRIISALKRLLPLAPDCEITVEGRILNFDDERVDACLEAGANRFSIGIQTFNTRIRQRMGRRATREEAVAFMRQLAERDRAAVVCDLMFGLPDQTMQDWQTDLDIVSDLPLDGVDLYALNLLPSTPLGKAVENKRVTLPDVTQRRDFYLTGEAFLADEGWRQLSNSHWARTTRERNLYNLLIKQGADCLAFGSCAGGNLNGQSYMMERSLERYYQKLDEGRKPIMMMTSRSDQYRWRLTLQGGIEVGYFDLARVLANPAPLEPLLQQWQTCGLMTVNGSRFRLTPAGRFWASNIMQALQTLVPQLLETQLTQPIQLEPTP; this is translated from the coding sequence ATGAATTTGGATCTAGCGCCCTATTTCGCCGCGGAAGAAGGCATCCCTTTCCGTGACCGATGGGCCACTATGCCGTGGCGAAACCAAAAGCCAGTCGCCCCAGAAAGCGTTGACCAACACTGGCAAAGCATTCTTAACAGTCGCGTTAGCGGCAACAAGCGCCTGCTCTATCTGCATATCCCATTTTGCGCTACGCACTGCAAATTCTGCGGTTTTTATCAAAACAAACTGGAAGCAGAAGCAACCGAAGAATACTGCGACTACCTAATGCGCGAGATCGAGATGGAAGCATCCAGCCCGCTGCACCAATCATCGCCAATCCATGCCGTTTATTTTGGCGGCGGAACGCCGACCGCGCTTTCCGCCGTTCAGCTACATCGAATTATCAGCGCGTTAAAACGCCTGCTGCCGCTAGCGCCAGACTGCGAAATTACGGTTGAAGGCCGCATTCTTAATTTTGACGATGAGCGCGTCGATGCTTGTCTGGAAGCCGGTGCCAACCGTTTCTCGATCGGCATCCAAACCTTTAACACTCGCATTCGTCAGCGTATGGGCCGTCGCGCAACCCGCGAAGAAGCCGTTGCTTTCATGCGTCAGCTGGCCGAGCGCGATCGTGCCGCCGTGGTATGCGATTTGATGTTTGGTTTACCCGACCAAACCATGCAGGATTGGCAAACCGATCTTGATATCGTCAGCGATTTACCTTTAGACGGCGTCGATCTCTACGCGCTTAATCTTTTGCCATCGACCCCACTCGGCAAAGCCGTCGAAAACAAGCGCGTCACCCTACCCGATGTTACTCAGCGCAGAGACTTTTATCTGACCGGCGAAGCATTCTTAGCCGATGAAGGCTGGCGCCAGCTCAGCAATAGCCACTGGGCTCGCACCACGCGTGAACGCAATCTGTATAACCTGCTGATCAAACAAGGTGCAGACTGCTTAGCCTTTGGTAGCTGCGCAGGCGGTAACTTAAACGGTCAGTCATACATGATGGAACGTAGCCTTGAGCGCTATTACCAAAAATTGGATGAAGGCCGCAAACCGATCATGATGATGACCTCGCGCAGCGATCAGTATCGCTGGCGGCTCACCCTACAGGGCGGCATCGAAGTGGGATATTTCGATCTGGCGCGCGTTCTTGCCAACCCTGCGCCGCTGGAGCCTTTGTTGCAACAGTGGCAAACATGCGGGCTAATGACCGTTAACGGTTCTCGTTTTCGCCTCACTCCGGCTGGCCGTTTTTGGGCGAGCAATATCATGCAGGCACTACAAACGCTCGTTCCACAACTGCTAGAAACTCAGCTAACTCAACCTATTCAACTGGAGCCAACACCATGA
- a CDS encoding TonB-dependent hemoglobin/transferrin/lactoferrin family receptor: MSCSTRARLARSTFSPSRLSIAVACALPLFAHAEALVDTTSGSTSQEIAYTGNTPAGGKDSKQQNTMTVTATGNERDSFEAPMMVSVLENNDPETLTASSAPDMLRHIPGVTISGGSRANGQDISMRGYDRRGVLVLVDGVRQGTDTGHLNGTFLDPALIKRVEVVRGPGAMLYGSGALGGVISYETVDAADLLMPGKNTGYRVFGTAGTQDHSLGMGASAYGKTDDLDGIISFSTRDRGNLRMSNGFDSPNDETISNVLTKGTWTIDENQSLSGDLRYYNNAAREPKNPQTEDAGTGNVMTDRSTIQRDAQASYSLKPVGQDWLDAKLTGYTSEVKINASPTGTSYEKRKQTTNGAKLENRSRLFADSFASHLLTYGTEAYKQKQTPGGATTGFPQADIKFASGWLQDEITLRDLPVDIVAGTRYDNYKGSSDGYDDVNADKWSSRAAMTINPTDWLMVFGSYAQAFRAPTMGEMYNDSLHFQMGPGMANYWKPNPNLKPETNETQEVGFGLRFDDVLMANDSLKFKSSYFGTKAKDYIKTQVTMDMGFVNGGFGCIDCSTTSTNIDRAKIWGWDAALEYQTDWFGWNLAYNRTRGKDQKTGEWLDNINPDTVTSQLNVPISNTGFSVGWVGTFADRNNQVNAGTAPQAGYGVNDFYVSYKGKDSFNGMTTSVVLGNAFDKEYYTSQGVIQDGINGKVLVSYQW, from the coding sequence ATGTCTTGTTCCACCCGCGCCAGGCTGGCTCGTTCAACCTTTAGCCCTTCTCGCTTAAGCATTGCCGTTGCTTGTGCCCTACCGCTCTTTGCGCATGCTGAAGCCTTGGTTGATACAACCTCAGGATCGACATCGCAAGAAATTGCCTACACGGGGAATACCCCAGCCGGTGGCAAAGACAGCAAACAGCAAAACACGATGACGGTCACCGCCACGGGTAACGAACGCGACAGCTTCGAAGCGCCAATGATGGTATCCGTTCTCGAAAACAACGATCCTGAAACCCTGACCGCCAGCTCGGCGCCTGACATGCTGCGCCATATTCCAGGCGTAACCATTTCCGGTGGTAGCCGTGCAAACGGACAAGACATCAGCATGCGTGGCTACGATCGCCGTGGCGTTTTGGTTCTGGTTGATGGCGTTCGTCAAGGCACCGACACCGGCCATCTGAACGGCACGTTCCTCGATCCCGCATTGATCAAACGCGTTGAAGTGGTTCGTGGTCCTGGAGCAATGCTGTACGGCAGCGGCGCATTGGGCGGCGTGATCTCGTATGAAACCGTTGATGCCGCAGACCTACTGATGCCGGGCAAAAACACCGGTTACCGCGTATTTGGCACCGCAGGCACACAGGATCACAGCCTAGGCATGGGCGCCAGCGCCTACGGTAAAACCGATGACTTAGACGGCATCATCTCATTCAGCACCCGCGATCGCGGTAATCTGCGCATGAGCAACGGTTTTGACTCTCCTAACGATGAAACCATCAGTAACGTGCTGACCAAAGGCACGTGGACCATTGATGAAAACCAGTCATTGTCTGGCGATCTGCGTTACTACAACAACGCCGCACGCGAGCCTAAAAACCCGCAGACCGAAGACGCAGGCACCGGTAACGTCATGACCGATCGCTCCACCATTCAGCGTGATGCGCAGGCCAGCTACAGCTTAAAACCGGTTGGACAGGATTGGCTAGATGCCAAACTGACCGGCTATACATCCGAAGTCAAAATCAACGCCAGCCCAACCGGCACGTCTTATGAGAAACGTAAGCAAACCACCAACGGTGCCAAATTAGAAAACCGCAGCCGTTTGTTTGCTGACAGCTTTGCTTCTCACCTGCTGACTTACGGCACCGAAGCGTACAAGCAAAAACAAACCCCAGGCGGCGCGACCACCGGTTTCCCACAGGCTGACATCAAATTCGCCTCAGGCTGGTTACAGGATGAAATCACCCTGCGCGATCTGCCTGTCGATATCGTTGCCGGTACACGTTACGACAACTACAAAGGCAGCAGCGACGGCTACGACGACGTCAACGCTGACAAATGGTCATCCCGTGCGGCCATGACCATTAATCCAACTGATTGGCTGATGGTATTTGGTAGCTATGCGCAGGCGTTCCGCGCCCCAACCATGGGCGAGATGTATAACGACTCCCTGCACTTCCAGATGGGCCCAGGTATGGCGAACTACTGGAAGCCAAACCCGAATCTGAAGCCAGAAACGAATGAAACCCAAGAAGTTGGTTTCGGTCTGCGTTTTGATGACGTGCTGATGGCGAATGACTCCCTGAAATTCAAATCCAGCTACTTCGGCACCAAAGCCAAAGACTACATCAAAACGCAGGTCACCATGGATATGGGCTTCGTCAACGGTGGATTTGGTTGTATCGACTGTAGCACCACGTCAACCAACATCGACCGCGCCAAAATCTGGGGTTGGGATGCCGCCTTGGAATACCAAACCGATTGGTTCGGTTGGAATCTGGCCTACAACCGTACTCGCGGTAAAGATCAGAAAACCGGCGAATGGCTCGACAACATCAACCCAGACACCGTCACCAGCCAGCTGAATGTACCTATCAGCAATACTGGTTTCTCAGTGGGCTGGGTCGGCACCTTCGCCGATCGTAACAATCAGGTCAACGCGGGTACTGCACCACAGGCTGGCTATGGCGTGAATGATTTCTACGTTAGCTACAAAGGCAAAGATTCGTTCAACGGTATGACTACCAGCGTCGTGCTGGGCAACGCCTTCGACAAAGAATATTACACATCACAAGGCGTGATTCAGGACGGTATCAACGGCAAGGTACTGGTTAGCTATCAGTGGTAA
- a CDS encoding Crp/Fnr family transcriptional regulator, producing the protein MKNGNKNSQWLSVIELVTSDQTLYSLLKYCPLEVLRCWQLNQFSAGELVCRQGDICEEFHLIVQGEVDVFTTADDGRKYSQARYNKGDMLGELEIFEQRPYICSVEALGNVTLLTLTREEFCSWLALDNYFNQKILQLFSRQYYQLSKKAGEDTLYSLHQRICLDLLQRFQHQGSDSSKWMLFNKQKLSEQFAVAPRSINRILFELREKNIIAINGEQLQVIDPQRLLKQSEQ; encoded by the coding sequence ATGAAAAACGGGAATAAAAACAGTCAGTGGCTGAGCGTTATTGAGCTGGTAACAAGCGACCAAACGCTTTACTCATTGCTGAAGTATTGTCCATTGGAAGTTTTGCGTTGCTGGCAATTAAACCAATTCTCTGCGGGTGAGTTGGTTTGTCGGCAAGGAGATATTTGCGAAGAGTTTCATTTGATCGTACAGGGTGAGGTTGATGTATTCACCACCGCTGATGATGGACGCAAATACTCACAGGCTCGGTATAACAAAGGCGATATGTTGGGTGAATTAGAAATATTTGAGCAACGCCCTTATATCTGTTCTGTAGAAGCGCTTGGCAATGTGACCTTGCTAACGTTAACTCGAGAGGAGTTTTGTAGCTGGCTGGCGCTAGATAACTATTTTAATCAAAAAATCTTGCAGTTATTTAGCCGTCAATACTACCAACTGTCTAAAAAGGCCGGCGAGGATACACTTTATTCGTTACATCAACGTATTTGTTTAGATTTACTACAACGGTTCCAACACCAGGGATCCGATAGCAGCAAATGGATGTTATTTAATAAACAAAAGCTGAGCGAACAATTTGCGGTTGCACCACGCAGCATCAACCGCATTTTGTTTGAACTCCGCGAGAAAAATATTATTGCGATTAACGGTGAGCAACTTCAGGTTATTGATCCTCAACGCTTACTAAAACAGTCAGAACAATAA
- a CDS encoding hemin-degrading factor produces the protein MKPALYEQYLTAKEQNSGKYARDLAAILNVSEAELTHARVGHDARRLNADARTLLAALEAVDEVKAITRNEYVVHEQLGSYENQHLHGHAGLILNPGSIDLRLFLQHWTSAFTLTEESRNGERHCIQFFDAQGDALHKVYTTPNTDIAAWNDLIGRFVSDENPALEIAPASSDVKNSNVDNQVIDAEWRAMTDVHQFFQLLGRHNLSRQQAFAAVGDDLAYRVDNSALTHLLNTAKADQNEIMVFVGNRGCVQIFTGKIERVVPHHEWINIFNSRFTLHLIETAIAESWITRKPTKDGFVTSLELFAEDGTQIAQLFGQRTEGQPEQEQWRTQIDGLPRLNGVAA, from the coding sequence ATGAAACCTGCACTATATGAGCAATACCTGACTGCCAAAGAGCAGAACAGTGGAAAATATGCCCGCGATCTGGCTGCTATCCTGAACGTGAGCGAAGCCGAATTAACTCATGCCCGCGTGGGCCATGATGCACGTCGCTTAAATGCGGATGCTCGTACTTTGCTGGCGGCGCTTGAAGCCGTGGACGAAGTTAAAGCGATTACGCGTAACGAATATGTCGTTCACGAACAGCTGGGCAGCTACGAAAACCAGCATCTGCACGGCCATGCGGGTTTGATCCTCAATCCGGGCAGCATCGATCTGCGCTTATTCTTACAGCATTGGACCAGCGCCTTTACACTGACCGAAGAGAGCCGCAACGGCGAGCGCCACTGCATTCAGTTCTTTGATGCTCAGGGCGATGCGCTGCATAAAGTCTATACCACGCCGAACACCGATATTGCCGCTTGGAACGATCTGATTGGCCGTTTTGTCAGTGATGAAAATCCTGCGTTAGAGATCGCACCAGCGTCCTCCGACGTGAAAAATAGCAACGTGGATAATCAGGTTATCGACGCTGAATGGCGCGCCATGACCGATGTTCACCAATTCTTCCAGCTGCTGGGACGCCATAATCTGTCTCGCCAGCAGGCTTTTGCCGCCGTGGGCGATGACCTCGCATATCGCGTGGATAACAGCGCGCTGACCCACCTACTGAACACCGCTAAAGCAGACCAAAACGAAATTATGGTTTTCGTCGGCAACCGTGGCTGTGTACAGATTTTCACCGGCAAAATCGAACGCGTGGTTCCACACCACGAATGGATCAATATCTTCAACTCCCGCTTCACTCTGCACTTAATCGAAACCGCGATTGCAGAAAGCTGGATCACCCGTAAACCAACCAAAGACGGTTTTGTTACCAGTCTGGAACTGTTTGCCGAAGATGGCACCCAGATCGCCCAACTGTTCGGCCAACGTACCGAAGGCCAGCCAGAACAAGAACAGTGGCGCACCCAGATTGATGGCCTGCCACGTCTGAATGGAGTTGCCGCATGA
- the hemP gene encoding hemin uptake protein HemP, whose amino-acid sequence MEKPNIDPQSVDLLSLSTHQSPTFFTSAAAVIDSHTLLGDEGKVIIQHQGEQYQLRQTKSGKLILTK is encoded by the coding sequence ATGGAAAAGCCGAATATTGATCCTCAATCTGTTGACCTGTTGAGTTTATCGACCCACCAAAGCCCCACGTTTTTTACCTCGGCTGCGGCAGTGATTGATAGCCACACACTCCTAGGTGATGAAGGAAAAGTCATTATTCAGCATCAAGGAGAACAGTACCAACTGCGCCAAACAAAATCAGGCAAGCTGATCCTGACCAAATAA